The genomic interval ataattgattgataatttataaattatttaagctgataatatatataaattaaataattaaaaaaaattaaaatgtataatttttaatttaaataatcaaattatatattgattGTAAGTTAAAGAAAAAGTTTATAACTTTTGTAAGTAATAAAacgaaaataatttaaaaaattaaaatttttaatgtttgaaatctatacCGTTTGATGTTtgcaattaatttattaatgctttatatataaaaaatattattttttgtatatatagaAAAATGGTACAAGCCTACAAGGTATTGTGGATGGCCattgaaaagaataaaaaaaaaaaaaatagtgatagCTGTGTGCACGTAAACAGTTTTATGAACCATTAATTTTGTTGTGATATAATAAATGGAGTAAATGATTTCTAAAAAacagtattttatatatattgaattgCAGAGTAGATAACTACGACACGACATAAACCATGAAAATGTTGAATTGTTAGATAAATCTACAAATTGAAAGAAGCAACCTTACCCTCAAGAAACCATTATTTTCCAATTACTCTTCATTTCTCAATCTCAGCAAACATGAGCTGGTGGTGGTCCGGAGCAATTGGCGCTGCCAAGGTGGACCGTCTCAATttccctttctttttctttatttctacAATTATTAACGATCATATTCTCTTTTTCTGCAGAAGAAattggaagaagatgaagcacCGCGAATCTACCACAGCGTCGGATTAATAGTCGGCGTCACAGGTATCGTCGGCAACAGCCTCGCCGAAATTCTACCTCTCCCCGACACACCAGGCGGCCGATGGAAAGTCTACGGCGTCGCACGGCGACCGCGACCTTCCTGGAACGCCGATCACCCCATCGAATACATCCAATGCGACATCACAGATCCAAACGAAACCCAATCCAAACTCTCCGTTCTCACTGACGTCACACACATTTTCTACGTCTCTTGGACCAAACGTCCCACCGAAGCAGAAAACTGCGAAGTTAACGGCGCAATGTTACGGAACGTCCTCCGCGCCGTTATCCCAAACGCTCCGAATCTCCGCCACGTTTCGCTTCAAACAGGAGGCAAGCACTATGTAGGACCGTTCGATTTGATTGGCAAGGTTAATAGCCACGAGCCGCCGTTCACGGAAGATCTACCGCGTTTGGATGCACCGAATTTCTATTACACACAGGAAGATATTTTGTTCGAAGAAACTGGAAAAAAAGAGGGTTTGAAATGGTCTATTCACAGACCCGAAGTTATCTTTGGATTTTCACCTTATAGTTCGATGAATATTATTGGATCTCTTTGTGTTTACGCTGCAATTTGCAAGCACGAAGGTGTTCCGTTGAGATTTCCTGGTACAAAGGAAGTGTGGGAGGATTATTATGTTGTTTCTGATGCTGATTTGATTGCGGAGCAACATATTTGGGCTGCGGTGGATCCTTATGCGAAGAATGAAGCTTTTAATTGTAGCAATGGTGATGTTTTTAGGTGGAAGCAATTGTGGAAGGTTTTGGCGGAACAGTTTGGGATTGAAGAGTATGGATATGAGGAGGGTCCTCGTTTGAAGTTGTCTGAATTGATGAAGGATAAAGGTCCTGTTTGGGATGAGATTGTGAAATTGAATAAGCTGGAAGCTACCAACATTGATGAGGTTGGTAATTGGTGGTTTGCGGATTTTACGTTTGGTGGGATACGTATTGTTGATAGTATGAATAAGGCGAAAGAGCATGGTTTTTTCGGATTTAGGAACACTAAAAATTCTCTTATTACTTGGATAGATAGGACCAGGGCTTTTAAGATTGTTCCTTGAGTAATGTCTGTTCTCTGTCCTGTTTTTTGCTGCACTATCAATAATGTTGTACTGGGAGAGATGAGTTTTCTGTTTTTGTAGATCAATTTAGACATTATATGCTTTCGACCTTAAAAATGAAGTTCTCTATGAAGATGGTTGTTACTTCATTCTCTCATAAGTTGAAACACGACTAACAGAATGAAGTGAAAAGTTGGTTCCATTTATCTTGtgattataataatgatgataaatatAACTAGCGAAATTGATGTTAATGTGAATTGTCAAGTTGGATAGTTAATTGTTACAAGTTTGTGATTCCTTGTTTACTCTCAGAGT from Cicer arietinum cultivar CDC Frontier isolate Library 1 chromosome 5, Cicar.CDCFrontier_v2.0, whole genome shotgun sequence carries:
- the LOC105852198 gene encoding 3-oxo-Delta(4,5)-steroid 5-beta-reductase-like, producing MSWWWSGAIGAAKKKLEEDEAPRIYHSVGLIVGVTGIVGNSLAEILPLPDTPGGRWKVYGVARRPRPSWNADHPIEYIQCDITDPNETQSKLSVLTDVTHIFYVSWTKRPTEAENCEVNGAMLRNVLRAVIPNAPNLRHVSLQTGGKHYVGPFDLIGKVNSHEPPFTEDLPRLDAPNFYYTQEDILFEETGKKEGLKWSIHRPEVIFGFSPYSSMNIIGSLCVYAAICKHEGVPLRFPGTKEVWEDYYVVSDADLIAEQHIWAAVDPYAKNEAFNCSNGDVFRWKQLWKVLAEQFGIEEYGYEEGPRLKLSELMKDKGPVWDEIVKLNKLEATNIDEVGNWWFADFTFGGIRIVDSMNKAKEHGFFGFRNTKNSLITWIDRTRAFKIVP